One Halobacterium sp. DL1 DNA window includes the following coding sequences:
- a CDS encoding potassium transporter TrkA: MRELLDIRGFRYRDLTGRQRLLLWFAVGLVVLVSTYTTVYYWGMRALENEPRSLFQAFNVVIETMTTTGYGADSPWATPAMNLFVALMQVSGVVLGFVTLRILVIPLFERTPLNLDDRLTIKNDHVVVAEYQRDTEVLLDELEALKVDYVLLESDEGEAKRLSDDGYQAINGDPEDRDDLARAKIERASLLITDTGDRTASVVLTALDANEELRVVSFTPSTRRKAALAEVGVDRSVAPHALIGRRLAEKATTPVAVEAPSADDEVVIRELLVRRGSPLHGISVRESPLARHPDLTLVAGWFDGELHLPPSPEDRLTPNTVLVVAGPEHSVDELESEVGSGRTPRAGTQSKVIVAGCGEGGQEAVDALPADLPVTTVDQAADCGADVVGDVTEPEVLREAGIEEASALVVTVDDDATALLTVAMARSMSNDVEILARVTEAEKESPAFRAGADYVLSVQRVSARLVAAEVHGERVMDPAGQIRLVRADAAPFAGDSVADARGAGSRGWTVVGVARDGGVLTDETTEIHSGDDIFVAGSDDAIQRFERTVDRT, translated from the coding sequence ATGCGCGAACTCTTGGACATCCGCGGCTTCCGCTACCGGGACCTCACCGGACGACAGCGCCTGCTGCTCTGGTTCGCCGTCGGCCTCGTCGTCCTCGTGAGCACCTACACCACGGTGTACTACTGGGGGATGCGCGCCCTAGAGAACGAGCCCCGGTCGCTGTTTCAGGCGTTCAACGTCGTCATCGAGACGATGACCACGACGGGCTACGGCGCCGACTCGCCATGGGCGACGCCCGCGATGAACCTGTTCGTCGCGCTGATGCAGGTGAGCGGCGTCGTGCTCGGGTTCGTGACGCTGCGCATCCTCGTCATCCCGCTGTTCGAGCGGACGCCGCTGAACCTCGACGACCGCCTCACCATCAAGAACGACCACGTCGTCGTCGCTGAGTACCAGCGCGACACGGAGGTGCTGCTCGACGAACTGGAGGCGCTGAAGGTCGACTACGTGCTCCTCGAGTCCGACGAGGGGGAGGCCAAGCGGCTCTCCGACGACGGCTACCAGGCGATCAACGGCGACCCGGAGGACCGCGACGACCTCGCCCGGGCGAAGATCGAGCGGGCGTCGCTGCTCATCACGGACACGGGCGACAGGACCGCGAGCGTCGTCCTCACCGCCCTGGACGCCAACGAGGAGCTCCGAGTGGTCAGCTTCACTCCGTCGACGCGCCGGAAGGCCGCGCTCGCGGAGGTCGGCGTCGACCGGAGCGTCGCCCCGCACGCGCTCATCGGTCGACGACTGGCGGAGAAGGCGACGACTCCCGTCGCGGTGGAGGCGCCGTCGGCCGACGACGAGGTCGTCATCCGCGAACTCCTGGTCCGGCGCGGCAGCCCGCTCCACGGCATCAGCGTTCGTGAGTCGCCGCTCGCCCGGCACCCCGACCTGACGCTCGTCGCGGGGTGGTTCGACGGCGAGTTACACCTCCCGCCGTCGCCCGAGGACCGGCTCACGCCGAACACGGTGCTGGTCGTCGCCGGCCCGGAGCACTCCGTCGACGAACTCGAGAGCGAGGTTGGCAGTGGACGGACGCCCCGGGCGGGCACGCAGTCGAAGGTGATCGTCGCTGGCTGCGGGGAGGGCGGCCAGGAGGCCGTGGACGCGCTCCCGGCGGACCTCCCGGTCACGACTGTCGACCAGGCGGCGGACTGCGGGGCGGACGTCGTCGGCGACGTGACGGAGCCGGAGGTCCTCCGTGAGGCCGGCATCGAGGAGGCGTCCGCGCTGGTCGTCACCGTCGACGACGACGCCACCGCGCTGCTGACCGTGGCGATGGCCCGGTCGATGTCTAACGACGTGGAGATCCTCGCCCGCGTCACGGAGGCCGAGAAGGAGTCCCCCGCGTTCAGGGCGGGCGCCGACTACGTGCTCTCCGTCCAGCGAGTCTCCGCCCGCCTGGTTGCCGCGGAGGTCCACGGCGAGCGCGTGATGGACCCCGCGGGGCAGATTCGCCTCGTTCGAGCCGACGCGGCGCCGTTCGCCGGCGACTCGGTGGCCGACGCTCGCGGGGCGGGGAGTCGCGGCTGGACGGTCGTCGGCGTCGCCCGCGATGGCGGCGTACTCACCGACGAGACCACCGAAATCCACAGCGGAGACGACATCTTCGTCGCCGGCAGCGACGACGCCATCCAGCGCTTCGAGCGCACCGTCGACCGGACGTAG
- a CDS encoding MarR family transcriptional regulator: MDSGALLDLLGNENRRRILRLLARKPCYVTEISEYIDVSPKAVIDHLRRMEEAGLVESQVDDQRRKYFHIAENLRLEVRLSPFDFGAKSAYPASANFDIAQFQYVSIEVEERRDDDVAELATRLEELTDLERELSLTQRWVQGQLADVQNRLADTVGEGHDRLYADVLAALADGDRTVAVLAERLDAPDGLVEGVLETLRERGVVAEQEGEWRITE, translated from the coding sequence ATGGACTCCGGGGCACTACTCGACCTTCTCGGGAACGAGAACCGGCGGCGCATCCTCCGCCTGCTGGCTCGCAAACCCTGCTACGTGACCGAGATATCCGAGTACATCGACGTCAGCCCCAAGGCCGTCATCGACCACCTCCGCCGGATGGAGGAGGCCGGCCTCGTGGAGTCTCAGGTCGACGACCAGCGCCGGAAGTACTTCCACATCGCCGAGAACCTCCGCCTGGAGGTCCGGCTGTCGCCGTTCGACTTCGGCGCGAAGTCCGCCTACCCCGCGAGCGCCAACTTCGACATCGCGCAGTTCCAGTACGTCTCCATCGAGGTCGAGGAGCGCCGCGACGACGACGTCGCGGAGCTCGCCACCAGGCTGGAGGAGCTGACGGACCTCGAACGCGAGCTGTCGCTCACCCAGCGCTGGGTGCAGGGCCAGCTCGCCGACGTCCAGAACCGGCTGGCGGACACCGTCGGCGAGGGCCACGACCGCCTCTACGCGGACGTGCTCGCGGCGCTCGCGGACGGCGACCGGACCGTGGCCGTCCTCGCCGAACGCCTCGACGCGCCGGATGGACTGGTCGAGGGCGTCCTCGAGACGCTCCGCGAGCGCGGCGTCGTCGCGGAGCAAGAAGGGGAGTGGCGCATCACCGAGTAG
- a CDS encoding glutamyl-tRNA(Gln) amidotransferase (allows the formation of correctly charged Gln-tRNA(Gln) through the transamidation of misacylated Glu-tRNA(Gln) in organisms which lack glutaminyl-tRNA synthetase; forms a heterotetramer of GatD2E2), whose amino-acid sequence MNAGDRVRVERDGTAHEGVLLPSASPDHLVVKLDSGYNVGVDRDEATVDVLESGVFDVDAEGGEEVDSQVEFDDDLPTVALISTGGTIASTVDYRTGAVTAQFDAEDVLRAVPDLAGRANYRGRVVANILSENMEPPIWRDLAEAVHEEVENGADGVVVMHGTDTMQYSASALSFMLDTPVPVVFTGSQRSADRPSSDNVMNAVCSVEAAKSDAAEVMVCMHASTSDDRCALHRGTRVRKNHTSRRDAFETVGAEPLGYVDYDVASEDATGEASGVEYTKPYAERGDVELDIDPALAEGVELLKFTPGMDPAFFELCEGKSGVVIEGTGLGHVHTKFVGTIADLVDDGTTVVMTSQCLEGRVCDRVYDTGRDLLDAGVVEGEDMLPGTAKVKLMWALANTESVAETIRTPIAGEITERSVPWE is encoded by the coding sequence ATGAACGCAGGCGACCGTGTGCGCGTCGAGCGCGACGGCACGGCCCACGAGGGCGTGCTGTTGCCGTCGGCGTCGCCGGACCACCTCGTCGTCAAGCTCGACTCCGGCTACAACGTCGGCGTCGACCGCGACGAGGCGACGGTGGACGTACTGGAATCGGGCGTCTTCGACGTGGACGCCGAAGGCGGCGAGGAGGTGGACTCGCAGGTCGAGTTCGACGACGACCTGCCGACGGTCGCGCTCATCTCGACGGGCGGCACCATCGCCTCGACAGTGGACTACCGGACGGGCGCGGTGACTGCGCAGTTCGACGCCGAAGACGTGCTGCGGGCGGTGCCGGACCTTGCGGGCCGGGCGAACTACCGCGGCCGCGTCGTCGCGAACATCCTCTCGGAGAACATGGAGCCGCCCATCTGGCGGGACCTCGCCGAGGCCGTCCACGAGGAGGTCGAGAACGGCGCGGACGGCGTCGTCGTGATGCACGGCACGGACACGATGCAGTACTCCGCGAGCGCGCTATCCTTCATGCTCGATACGCCCGTCCCGGTCGTGTTCACGGGCAGCCAGCGCTCGGCGGACCGGCCGTCCTCGGACAACGTGATGAACGCCGTCTGCTCCGTGGAGGCCGCCAAGAGCGACGCCGCCGAGGTGATGGTCTGCATGCACGCCTCGACGAGCGACGACCGCTGCGCGCTCCACCGCGGCACCCGCGTCCGGAAGAACCACACCAGCCGCCGGGACGCCTTCGAGACGGTCGGCGCGGAGCCGCTAGGCTACGTCGACTACGACGTCGCCAGCGAGGACGCGACCGGCGAGGCGAGCGGGGTCGAGTACACGAAGCCGTACGCCGAGCGCGGCGATGTCGAACTCGACATCGACCCGGCGCTCGCGGAGGGCGTCGAACTCCTGAAGTTCACGCCCGGCATGGACCCCGCGTTCTTCGAGCTCTGCGAGGGGAAGTCCGGCGTGGTAATCGAGGGGACGGGCCTCGGCCACGTCCACACGAAGTTCGTCGGCACCATCGCGGACCTCGTCGACGACGGCACGACGGTGGTGATGACCAGCCAGTGTCTCGAGGGGCGGGTCTGTGACCGCGTCTACGACACGGGCCGGGACCTCCTCGACGCGGGCGTCGTCGAGGGCGAGGACATGCTCCCGGGCACCGCGAAGGTGAAGCTGATGTGGGCGCTGGCGAACACCGAGAGCGTCGCCGAGACGATTCGCACCCCCATCGCGGGCGAGATAACCGAGCGCTCGGTCCCGTGGGAATGA
- a CDS encoding N-acetyltransferase GCN5: MSLELSVRQAELDDHDDVVAFTSDTWADRRESGDYIPRVFESWVESDGPRQRTLVADTGDDVAGIVQVVLLSEHEAWVQGMRANPDYRGSGVGLQLAHAGFDWAREQGATVARNMVFSWNVMGLGHSRAAGFGPSTEFRWVHPDPDADATIERDRTDDPNAAWSYWQQSRARDELRGLALHTEESWALAELTRDRLAAARDERDGLLVVQDDSAGTQGFTVRTRTYEREDDDGNAQTWAEYGVAGWENQSACEDLLAAISQDAASVGADRTRVLIPEDVTMVSDVAVTRTEIGEEPDFVMAADLTSDYRGQ, encoded by the coding sequence ATGAGCCTGGAACTCAGCGTCCGACAGGCGGAACTCGACGACCACGACGACGTGGTCGCGTTCACCAGCGACACGTGGGCCGACCGCCGCGAGAGCGGCGACTACATCCCGCGCGTCTTCGAGAGCTGGGTCGAGAGCGACGGCCCCCGCCAGCGCACGCTCGTTGCCGACACCGGCGACGACGTAGCGGGTATCGTCCAGGTCGTCCTGCTCAGCGAGCACGAGGCGTGGGTCCAGGGGATGCGCGCGAACCCAGACTACCGCGGCTCCGGCGTCGGCCTCCAGCTCGCCCACGCGGGCTTCGACTGGGCGCGCGAGCAGGGCGCCACCGTCGCCCGGAACATGGTGTTCAGCTGGAACGTGATGGGGCTGGGCCACTCGCGAGCGGCGGGCTTCGGCCCGTCGACGGAGTTCCGGTGGGTCCACCCCGACCCGGACGCCGACGCTACGATCGAACGCGACCGCACCGACGACCCGAACGCGGCGTGGAGCTACTGGCAGCAGAGCCGCGCACGCGACGAACTCCGCGGCCTCGCGCTCCACACCGAGGAGTCGTGGGCGCTCGCGGAACTCACCCGCGACCGCCTCGCCGCGGCCCGCGACGAGCGCGACGGCCTGCTCGTCGTGCAGGACGACTCCGCGGGCACGCAGGGGTTCACGGTCCGCACCCGTACCTACGAGCGCGAGGACGACGACGGCAACGCCCAGACCTGGGCGGAGTATGGCGTCGCGGGCTGGGAGAACCAGTCGGCCTGCGAGGACCTGCTCGCCGCCATCTCCCAAGACGCAGCGAGCGTCGGCGCGGACCGCACGCGCGTGCTGATTCCGGAGGACGTGACGATGGTCAGCGACGTCGCGGTCACCCGCACCGAGATCGGCGAGGAACCCGACTTCGTGATGGCCGCCGACCTCACCAGCGACTACCGCGGACAGTAA
- a CDS encoding glycerophosphoryl diester phosphodiesterase, whose product MFTIAHRGFAGVAPENTAAAVHAAANRADGIEVDVQPRADGTPVLFHDQRLDDGDDSRGITDASGFVWDADRETLDDANVLGSGEGVPDLESVADLLPPGVEFHVELKNPGSEDARLGLPGPDAAQWRPFVKRVVDALADCEAPVVFSSFFDGALEAAQEVSRDIPRAALCIDADRGLTRASEFDCRALHAPLDAVDADLVEHAHRDGRSVNAWTVTDWQDAVACYDAGVDGVITDYPGVAVYAADPSRQR is encoded by the coding sequence ATGTTCACTATCGCGCATCGCGGGTTCGCGGGCGTCGCCCCGGAGAACACCGCCGCGGCGGTCCACGCGGCCGCCAACCGCGCCGACGGCATCGAGGTGGACGTCCAGCCACGAGCGGACGGCACGCCGGTTCTCTTCCACGACCAGCGACTCGACGACGGTGACGACTCGCGGGGAATCACCGACGCGTCGGGGTTCGTCTGGGACGCCGACCGCGAGACCCTCGACGACGCGAACGTGCTCGGCTCTGGTGAGGGCGTCCCGGACCTCGAATCGGTCGCGGATCTCCTCCCGCCCGGCGTCGAGTTCCACGTCGAACTGAAGAACCCGGGCAGCGAGGACGCGCGCCTCGGCCTCCCCGGCCCGGACGCGGCGCAGTGGCGCCCGTTCGTCAAGCGCGTGGTGGACGCGCTCGCTGACTGCGAGGCCCCCGTCGTCTTCTCCTCCTTCTTCGACGGCGCGCTGGAGGCCGCCCAGGAGGTGAGCCGGGACATCCCGAGAGCGGCGCTCTGCATCGACGCGGACCGCGGGCTCACGCGAGCCAGCGAGTTCGACTGCCGCGCGCTGCACGCGCCCCTGGACGCCGTCGACGCCGACCTGGTAGAGCACGCCCACCGCGACGGCCGCAGCGTCAACGCCTGGACCGTCACCGACTGGCAGGACGCAGTCGCGTGCTACGACGCCGGCGTCGACGGCGTCATCACCGACTATCCGGGCGTCGCGGTGTACGCCGCCGACCCCTCGCGGCAGCGCTGA
- a CDS encoding potassium transporter TrkA, producing MATITTAIVAQAVGLTLAAALVVVALAAGFRWYFRQRVPFGVALLVDVSVVTLYLNTRVALGEAVAGRMDALSVAEVGSNLAVFAAAVVLVPAALRAGDRIGVQVLAATGTRELEGEVGQLVKAVGRAVAVELPQEVADIEGYDPVTAETRRELAGKTFIFPRRLTVEELEERVAARLKDDYEVGYVDVELARDGTVSYLALGRRTAGVGPTLPPGTAAVAVTADPPNAAAAGDLVQVWRTDGDRPKPVTTAELRAVHDDTVTLSLDEYDAQSLAGGDYRLLTLPYEPGADRQFASLLRNADETMTVVSVGAGSDLEGKTVGDVDGTVAAVRTGDGVEAIPKGGRVLAAGETLYVVARPDVVRRLDSAATAP from the coding sequence ATGGCCACGATAACGACCGCCATCGTCGCACAGGCCGTTGGCCTAACCCTCGCCGCGGCCCTCGTCGTCGTCGCGCTCGCGGCCGGTTTCCGGTGGTACTTCCGCCAGCGCGTCCCGTTCGGCGTGGCGCTGCTCGTGGACGTCTCCGTCGTCACGCTCTACCTCAACACGCGGGTCGCGCTCGGTGAGGCCGTCGCCGGGCGGATGGACGCCCTGTCGGTGGCCGAGGTGGGCTCCAACCTCGCGGTGTTCGCCGCCGCGGTGGTGCTCGTCCCCGCGGCGCTCCGTGCCGGCGACCGGATCGGCGTCCAGGTGCTCGCCGCGACCGGAACCCGTGAACTCGAGGGCGAGGTCGGCCAGCTCGTGAAAGCGGTCGGGCGGGCCGTCGCGGTCGAACTCCCCCAGGAGGTCGCGGACATCGAGGGGTACGACCCGGTGACGGCGGAGACGCGGCGGGAACTCGCGGGGAAGACGTTCATCTTCCCGCGCCGGCTCACCGTCGAGGAACTCGAGGAGCGCGTCGCCGCCCGCCTGAAGGACGACTACGAGGTCGGTTACGTGGACGTGGAACTCGCCCGCGACGGCACCGTCTCCTACCTCGCGCTGGGCCGCCGGACCGCCGGCGTCGGCCCGACGCTCCCGCCCGGAACGGCCGCGGTCGCCGTCACCGCCGACCCGCCGAACGCCGCCGCGGCCGGCGACCTCGTGCAGGTGTGGCGGACCGACGGCGACCGTCCGAAGCCGGTCACGACGGCGGAACTCCGCGCGGTCCACGACGACACGGTGACGCTGTCGCTGGACGAGTACGACGCCCAGTCGCTCGCGGGGGGCGACTACCGGCTGCTCACACTGCCCTACGAGCCGGGGGCCGACCGCCAGTTCGCCAGCCTGCTGCGCAACGCCGACGAGACGATGACCGTGGTGTCCGTCGGGGCGGGCAGCGACCTGGAGGGGAAGACCGTCGGTGACGTCGACGGCACCGTCGCGGCGGTGCGCACGGGCGACGGCGTCGAGGCGATTCCGAAGGGCGGCCGCGTGCTGGCGGCCGGCGAGACGCTGTACGTGGTCGCGCGGCCGGACGTCGTGCGCCGCCTCGACAGCGCGGCCACCGCCCCGTAG
- a CDS encoding potassium transporter TrkA — MASTPVQVLHGIYLGLLAGVIPALVAFGFGFIFRYVTGLSIPAFGVVVLGVALAGVNGGLLAFADPTITQATNSTTLVLALLVVALLTFYMHAVGDRLGATLPRRLSLRSLRERTLSADVVSFVGGGREATVTVAGPVRDVEGYPPLPDALRTEIKALEWQFPADLPLSELETRFADRLRSEFDLQEASVSLDRQARASVAAAPPAAGVSKRTPAGKRAVSVPALVPTGVARGDEVTVLTGADPVDGTVISAKSGGESDSDDEAASNPDGDEPRRTTAPTTSGGDGRVTVAVPRSSAESLLTADDARVVVRARGTRREYELLGLLRRAGQRVRRLTIREDAEVAGTSLSESDVRQRYGVAVLAVRSGGSWVVAPRGDANLGAGDDLFVTGPRDALERFAEVVA, encoded by the coding sequence ATGGCTTCGACTCCCGTGCAGGTACTGCACGGAATCTACCTCGGACTGCTGGCGGGCGTCATCCCGGCGCTCGTGGCGTTCGGGTTCGGGTTCATCTTCCGGTACGTGACCGGGCTCTCCATCCCCGCGTTCGGTGTCGTCGTGCTCGGCGTCGCGCTCGCGGGCGTCAACGGCGGCCTGCTCGCGTTCGCGGACCCGACTATCACGCAGGCGACGAACTCCACGACGCTCGTCCTGGCCCTGCTGGTGGTGGCGCTGCTCACGTTCTACATGCACGCGGTCGGCGACCGCCTGGGCGCGACGCTCCCCCGCCGGCTGAGTCTACGGTCGCTGCGCGAGCGCACCCTGAGCGCGGACGTGGTGAGCTTCGTCGGCGGCGGCCGGGAGGCCACCGTCACTGTCGCCGGCCCGGTGCGGGACGTCGAGGGATACCCGCCGCTGCCGGACGCGCTCCGAACTGAGATCAAGGCCCTCGAGTGGCAGTTCCCCGCGGACCTCCCGCTGTCGGAACTGGAGACCCGGTTCGCGGACCGCCTCCGCTCGGAGTTCGACCTCCAGGAGGCCTCGGTCTCCCTCGACCGGCAGGCGCGGGCGAGCGTCGCCGCCGCCCCGCCCGCCGCCGGGGTCTCGAAACGCACGCCCGCCGGGAAGCGCGCGGTGTCCGTCCCGGCGCTCGTCCCGACCGGCGTCGCGCGCGGCGACGAGGTGACGGTGCTCACGGGGGCGGACCCCGTCGACGGCACCGTCATCTCGGCGAAGTCGGGCGGGGAGAGCGACAGCGACGACGAGGCGGCGTCCAACCCGGACGGTGACGAACCGCGGCGGACGACCGCTCCGACGACGAGCGGTGGGGACGGCCGCGTCACCGTCGCCGTCCCCCGGTCGTCCGCCGAGAGCCTGCTCACCGCCGACGACGCACGGGTCGTGGTGCGCGCTCGCGGCACCCGCCGGGAGTACGAACTGCTGGGGCTGCTCCGGCGCGCGGGCCAGCGCGTCCGCCGGCTCACCATCCGCGAGGACGCGGAGGTCGCCGGCACGTCGCTCTCCGAGAGCGACGTGCGGCAGCGATACGGCGTGGCGGTGCTCGCGGTCCGCAGCGGCGGGTCGTGGGTCGTCGCGCCCCGCGGCGACGCGAACCTCGGTGCCGGCGACGACCTGTTCGTCACCGGGCCGCGCGACGCCCTCGAGCGGTTCGCGGAGGTGGTCGCCTGA
- a CDS encoding potassium channel protein, with protein MDLPGVERVTGRVAVALTLAVAGLSVVVGILGIVDPTASFGPVARLVPPAISQTAGFTGALTGFLMVMSAFGLRRGLRAAWYSTLVLLPVTAGQGLVQATPYSVPLVVLSVLAFPVLAAARQRFDARVSLTTSQLAAGGALFGVLAYGTIGTYALRGERGFGEVSTMLDAFYYTLVTASTVGYGDLTPTTQEARLFSLSVVVLGTASFAIALGALLGPALEARFASALGRMTQSDLESLDGHVVVAGYGDLTEPILSEFVADGRTFVVLTDREDPVSRLRERDVNVLVADPTDEDSLDRAGVDRARAVVAATDDDGEDALSILTVRESYPDVNVVAAATERENEAKLRRAGADVVISPAVIGGRLIARSAFGDEDAAREAAELE; from the coding sequence ATGGACCTGCCGGGCGTCGAACGCGTGACCGGACGCGTAGCGGTCGCACTGACGCTCGCGGTCGCCGGGCTGTCGGTCGTCGTCGGCATCCTCGGCATCGTCGACCCCACGGCGAGCTTCGGGCCTGTCGCCCGTCTGGTGCCGCCCGCGATCAGCCAGACGGCGGGGTTCACGGGCGCCCTCACCGGCTTCCTGATGGTGATGAGCGCGTTCGGGCTGCGGCGCGGCCTCCGCGCCGCCTGGTACTCCACGCTCGTCCTCCTGCCGGTGACGGCCGGCCAGGGGCTCGTGCAGGCGACGCCGTACTCGGTGCCCCTGGTCGTGCTCTCCGTGCTCGCGTTCCCCGTGCTCGCCGCCGCGCGGCAGCGCTTCGACGCGCGCGTCTCGTTGACGACCAGCCAGCTGGCCGCCGGGGGCGCGCTGTTCGGCGTGCTGGCCTACGGCACCATCGGCACGTACGCGCTCCGTGGCGAGCGCGGCTTCGGGGAGGTCTCGACGATGCTGGACGCCTTCTACTACACGCTCGTGACCGCCAGCACCGTCGGCTACGGCGACCTCACGCCGACGACCCAGGAGGCGCGGCTGTTCTCGCTGTCCGTCGTCGTGCTCGGCACCGCGAGTTTCGCCATCGCGCTCGGCGCGCTGCTCGGCCCCGCCCTCGAAGCACGATTCGCGAGCGCACTCGGACGCATGACACAGAGCGACCTAGAGTCCCTCGACGGCCACGTGGTCGTCGCGGGCTACGGCGACCTGACGGAACCGATTCTGAGCGAGTTCGTCGCTGACGGCCGCACGTTCGTCGTGCTCACCGACCGGGAGGACCCGGTCTCTCGGCTCCGCGAGCGGGACGTCAACGTACTCGTCGCCGACCCGACCGACGAGGACTCCCTGGACCGCGCGGGCGTCGACCGCGCGCGGGCCGTAGTCGCGGCGACGGACGACGACGGCGAGGACGCGCTGTCCATCCTAACCGTCCGGGAGTCGTACCCCGACGTCAACGTCGTCGCCGCCGCCACCGAACGCGAGAACGAGGCGAAACTGCGGCGTGCGGGCGCGGACGTCGTCATCAGCCCCGCCGTCATCGGCGGCCGCCTCATCGCCCGCTCCGCGTTCGGCGACGAGGACGCCGCGCGAGAGGCCGCGGAACTGGAGTAA
- a CDS encoding universal stress protein UspA, with protein MLPELRRRLAALRRRAYRFERREVRQFRRWIETTSNLTRVSVLLFVPLLVGLVTLLANSVALVSFLLFPPLASGTYTLFSEPEGRYSDPRKFVGGMTVGALCGWGAVEFTATYVYGVPTSALGVDAGAAAVGVLLTGVVTWLLHLELPTAYSTALLVLITGAAQLAYVVGVALSATLVAIVFVVWRGQVYEQRARYLYRTTNADDHVIVPMRGETASQTAMFGARIAAAHDAGKVVLLDVVEDEDLAEAERALIRGDEADPEYVEDPETDVEAKAADASARELEQQAARIETRVGVPCDVVVAVADGDPAPTVLAAAEETNSDLLVTPFETRNGGLAPFVRGLFRSDRNVVAFRSDSERTRWKRVMVPVRSASDGAHAMLDYAQRLANRTGSISACTCIDAERDRRRAESMLANLTETMETRCETRVSRSDIESFLERNDAHYDLVFLGASTDRSTASKFLSRPTYERVRDVETDIAVVHIG; from the coding sequence ATGCTCCCGGAACTGCGCCGACGGCTCGCGGCCCTCCGGCGGCGCGCCTACCGCTTCGAGCGCCGTGAGGTCCGGCAGTTCCGGCGCTGGATAGAGACGACGAGCAACCTCACGCGGGTCTCCGTGCTCCTGTTCGTGCCGCTGCTCGTCGGCCTCGTGACGCTGCTGGCGAACAGCGTCGCGCTGGTGTCGTTCCTGCTGTTCCCGCCGCTGGCGTCGGGGACGTACACGCTGTTCTCGGAGCCGGAGGGGCGGTACTCCGACCCGCGGAAGTTCGTCGGCGGGATGACCGTCGGCGCGCTCTGTGGCTGGGGCGCCGTCGAGTTCACGGCCACCTACGTCTACGGGGTGCCGACGAGCGCGCTCGGCGTCGACGCCGGCGCGGCCGCAGTCGGCGTCCTGCTCACGGGCGTGGTGACGTGGCTGCTGCACCTCGAACTCCCGACGGCGTACTCGACGGCGCTGCTCGTGCTCATCACCGGCGCGGCGCAGTTGGCGTACGTCGTCGGGGTCGCGCTGTCGGCGACCCTCGTCGCCATCGTCTTCGTGGTGTGGCGCGGGCAGGTCTACGAGCAGCGGGCGCGCTACCTCTACCGGACGACGAACGCCGACGACCACGTCATCGTGCCGATGCGCGGCGAGACGGCGTCCCAGACGGCGATGTTCGGTGCGCGCATCGCGGCCGCCCACGACGCCGGGAAGGTCGTGCTCCTGGACGTCGTCGAGGACGAGGACCTCGCGGAAGCCGAGCGCGCCCTCATCAGGGGCGACGAGGCGGACCCCGAGTACGTCGAGGACCCGGAGACGGACGTCGAGGCGAAGGCCGCCGACGCGTCCGCGCGGGAACTCGAACAGCAGGCGGCGCGCATCGAGACGCGGGTCGGCGTCCCCTGCGACGTGGTCGTCGCGGTGGCCGACGGCGACCCGGCACCGACCGTCCTCGCGGCCGCCGAGGAGACGAACTCCGACCTCCTCGTGACGCCGTTCGAGACCCGGAACGGCGGGCTCGCGCCGTTCGTCCGGGGGCTGTTCCGGAGTGACCGGAACGTCGTGGCGTTCCGCTCGGACTCCGAGCGCACCCGCTGGAAGCGCGTCATGGTGCCAGTGCGGAGCGCCTCAGACGGTGCGCACGCGATGCTCGACTACGCCCAGCGGCTCGCCAACCGGACCGGCTCCATCAGCGCCTGCACGTGCATCGACGCCGAACGCGACCGGCGGCGCGCGGAGTCGATGCTGGCGAACCTGACAGAGACGATGGAGACGCGCTGCGAGACGCGGGTCTCGCGGTCGGACATCGAGTCGTTCCTAGAGCGCAACGACGCCCACTACGACCTCGTCTTCCTCGGCGCCAGCACGGACCGCTCGACGGCGTCGAAGTTCCTCTCGCGGCCGACCTACGAGCGCGTCCGGGACGTCGAGACGGACATCGCCGTCGTCCACATCGGCTGA